One Dysidea avara chromosome 7, odDysAvar1.4, whole genome shotgun sequence genomic region harbors:
- the LOC136260041 gene encoding protocadherin Fat 4-like codes for MIVLRSKLDNVPTCGLLLATLLSLCSCPVVRGSQVPVFQMISYTRSVRESEHVGTTVLTVTANPASAMTHCPAFTAITYSILPSTFTQFRIESNGDIVIAEQLDYETQHSYTFSARAYDGCGEGTTSVNITIINVDDSAPACTFNVYYFGISESLLPFNTTYSLHCTDPDSLGSSIVYSISSGNAAELFNISGGYLSTLRQLDYESESQHVLTINVFKTSYPSAITEVMIIVTVLPSNEFPPVFPSELQLVYNISESSPIGTSIADITAVDEDDGYDGNVFYSFLTPEGHFTIDPIHGNLMLLRSLDREVQDMYTIAIIARDNPPDNDTQRSSNITVIVNVLDANDNVPIFSRDLYMVSVIETTDDIVLMPLQCSDADLGTNADVTYQIISGDGLNQFNIDPLSGNLSVDERLDYESQQFYHLKVVCFDNGSPSRSSVASVVIEVLSDNEFAPILDISSDGLFVITEDSQVGQIIATIPATDRDIGPAGLLMYSLDRANSTAALRCPPELFQINPSSGSLYLLSNLDKEAELPFIPPIGYTYECRLIVSNLQPGRKTVRLLRLRVDNVNDIAPICEPALIVVEMFEDLAVGSEVGVFACHDGDSPVLVYDINDPDSSMPFNVTHNSTHGIVQLSAQLDYETQTHYNIGIVVSDEGLPILSTTVEVYVNVKNINEHPPTFPTPSDSVSVPEDAAVGTVLYTFSTSDGDNSNDSPCFTIIGSDSNGWIGLDKLTGVLYLASSLDREVMDFFNVTVQVDDLDSVNPLTSLMQLNVSVSDINDQEPIFSSAISFTSLDETSMVGSVFNVPLCTDHDSGVNSALSCQVSTACSYSISDDSCIPMQPVVSLPFSFNFSIGEASITSSLDYETVVFYEMEAICRDQGTPGLSSTAVLFVEILPVNEFRPEFDSLLYNVSIAENVSIGEPVLRLTASDTDGGLDGEVLYSLTEEFNHFAIDPHSGWLIVTHHLDREQETNYNLRVVATDGSLSAHASVEVIVTDVNDNVPYCPQAVHSVRIPELTPTGCTVAQINCTDADQEDSLQYTILSGNTRDVFSVFSNGSIVLSTSLLMGEANSYHLIVTVTDSSPLTHSVIVECFIYISRPNQPPAFNSSSSLNVSVPLSTMSGSFLQAVSAFDKEGDKIFYSLNPSSSFIAIDKYTGGLFLVRSLSRNHVGLHRFIVTVSDLELNSNVDLTVYVVDDIEYTLMFEQSLYFVSVAEDEDVNTHLLSLQCINQYSERVENTHYRILIASQRDLFHIEELTGNVSLHGSLDFESANYHNITVTCSDAMDLSTASVIVTVLPVNEHTPLFDPNTVEVIVTEDSPIGQSITQVVAIDQDHDSRLMYSLDEDFGLFHLDPFTGILYLQHTLDYEFQSFYNLPLIVRDEAPMVHSSTGNIIINVVDSNDNNPVCSPSYVTKVISNDIDVGDTVVRLNCSDIDTGVNSQLMFSIVHNNTDLFSVHHTTGDITVARQLVASISSCFLTILVSDKGTPSLSNSVFVELNIVEQVVRPGNMPTTPSPTSEIVSLDVERYSNSINVTIANMTLDLWENDAESKFLVVTAKAVTYFCAIHSLTCSLEPSCTSIDNVPRSRSNHDSVNEFSNTSVVVHSKNESASNHTLTVQLSVDLPEGASRPEGAVTTHVLPQPALEQVFSEDGDLIIGYTASQQPEESSAATSTSEPLWLPIVLGSVGSFVLVIVVSGVLCVGVMVYKKKQKKQLKVTPEFRRNETITTLGSTRIVSPREQFQFSDTDTDLASMENHGRQSSELVELESYQSDSLSETHEEWPWIPQPSLRPLVAPKKPVVVWTNR; via the exons ATGATCGTCCTCCGATCCAAACTTGACAATGTCCCGACTTGTGGACTGCTATTAGCGACATTGCTATCTTTATGTTCGTGTCCAG TTGTTCGAGGATCTCAGGTTCCCGTGTTTCAGATGATTTCATACACGCGTAGTGTAAGGGAAAGTGAACATGTAGGAACCACTGTGCTTACAGTTACTGCTAATCCTGCTAGTGCAATGACTCATTGTCCAGCCTTTACTGCAATAACTTATTCCATCCTCCCTTCTACATTTACCCAGTTCAGAATTGAGTCAAATGGTGACATTGTGATCGCAGAGCAACTGGATTATGAGACACAGCATTCGTATACTTTCTCTGCAAGAGCTTATGATGGTTGTGGGGAAGGAACTACATCAGTCAATATAACCATCATAAATGTAGATGATTCCGCACCTGCCTGTACTTTCAATGTTTACTATTTTGGTATTTCTGAAAGTCTTCTACCATTTAATACCACATATAGCTTACACTGTACAGACCCAGATAGTTTAGGGTCTTCAATTGTATATTCTATTTCCAGTGGCAATGCTGCAGAATTATTTAATATATCTGGTGGCTATTTGTCCACTTTAAGACAGTTAGATTATGAATCTGAATCACAACATGTTTTAACTATTAATGTGTTTAAAACTTCATACCCGTCAGCCATTACAGAGGTGATGATAATTGTAACTGTATTACCATCCAACGAGTTTCCACCTGTGTTCCCTTCAGAACTACAATTGGTATACAACATTAGTGAATCTTCACCAATTGGTACTAGCATTGCTGATATTACTgctgttgatgaagatgatggataTGATGGAAATGTATTTTACTCATTTCTGACACCTGAAGGTCATTTTACCATTGATCCTATTCATGGAAACTTGATGTTGCTTCGTAGCTTGGACAGAGAAGTACAAGACATGTACACCATAGCCATCATTGCTAGAGACAATCCTCCAGACAATGACACGCAACGTTCCAGCAATATAACTGTTATCGTGAATGTGCTGGATGCCAATGATAATGTCCCTATCTTTTCACGTGATCTGTACATGGTCAGTGTTATAGAGACCACGGATGACATTGTTCTTATGCCACTCCAATGCAGTGATGCTGACCTGGGTACAAATGCTGATGTTACATACCAAATAATCAGTGGCGATGGTCTGAATCAGTTTAATATTGACCCATTATCAGGAAATTTATCTGTTGATGAGCGTTTGGACTACGAGTCTCAACAGTTCTATCATTTGAAGGTTGTGTGCTTTGATAATGGCTCTCCTAGTCGCTCATCTGTTGCAAGTGTTGTGATTGAGGTTCTTAGTGATAATGAATTTGCTCCAATACTTGATATCAGCTCCGATGGCTTATTTGTAATCACAGAAGACAGTCAGGTAGGACAAATTATCGCAACAATACCTGCTACAGATAGAGATATTGGTCCAGCAGGATTATTAATGTATAGTTTGGATCGAGCTAATAGTACTGCAGCCTTGAGGTGTCCACCGGAATTGTTCCAAATTAATCCTTCATCTGGATCTTTGTATCTTTTATCTAACTTAGACAAGGAAGCTGAATTGCCATTTATTCCTCCAATCGGGTACACATACGAGTGTAGGTTGATTGTCAGTAATTTACAACCTGGTCGAAAAACTGTTCGTTTACTGAGACTTCGGGTGGACAATGTCAATGATATTGCACCTATATGTGAGCCAGCATTGATTGTTGTTGAGATGTTTGAAGACTTGGCAGTTGGCAGTGAAGTTGGTGTGTTTGCTTGCCATGATGGTGATAGTCCAGTATTAGTGTATGACATTAATGACCCAGACTCCTCAATGCCTTTTAATGTTACACACAACTCAACTCATGGGATTGTACAACTGTCAGCGCAACTAGATTATGAGACACAAACACACTATAACATTGGAATTGTTGTCTCAGATGAGGGATTACCTATTCTATCCACGACAGTAGAAGTGTATGTGAATGTTAAAAATATCAATGAACACCCACCAACATTTCCAACACCGAGTGACTCTGTTAGTGTACCAGAAGATGCTGCAGTAGGAACTGTATTGTATACATTTTCCACTAGTGATGGAGACAATTCGAATGATagtccttgtttcactattataGGAAGTGACTCTAATGGTTGGATTGGGTTGGATAAATTAACTGGAGTTCTTTATTTGGCTAGTTCCCTTGATAGAGAGGTGATGGATTTCTTCAACGTAACAGTACAAGTTGATGACCTTGATAGTGTCAATCCATTAACTAGTTTGATGCAGCTCAATGTATCTGTTTCTGATATTAATGACCAAGAGCCTATATTTTCATCAGCCATCTCTTTTACCAGTTTGGATGAAACTTCAATGGTTGGATCAGTGTTTAATGTTCCTCTTTGCACAGATCATGACAGTGGAGTTAACTCAGCTCTTTCTTGTCAAGTGTCAACTGCTTGTTCATATTCTATTAGCGATGACTCATGTATTCCTATGCAGCCAGTTGTTTCACTTCCTTTCTCGTTTAATTTTAGCATAGGAGAAGCTTCCATTACATCATCACTTGATTATGAAACAGTTGTGTTCTATGAGATGGAGGCTATCTGTAGAGACCAGGGAACCCCAGGGCTATCATCTACTGCAGTATTGTTCGTTGAAATTCTCCCTGTTAATGAATTTCGCCCAGAATTTGATTCTCTGTTGTACAATGTTAGCATCGCCGAAAATGTATCAATAGGTGAACCTGTTTTGAGATTGACAGCATCAGATACAGATGGTGGCTTGGATGGTGAAGTATTATACAGTCTCACTGAAGAGTTTAACCACTTTGCTATAGATCCTCACAGTGGTTGGTTGATTGTCACTCATCATCTTGATAGGGAGCAAGAAACAAATTATAATTTGCGTGTTGTGGCTACTGATGGTTCTTTGTCAGCTCATGCAAGTGTTGAGGTTATTGTTACAGATGTAAATGACAATGTTCCATATTGTCCACAAGCAGTTCACAGTGTAAGGATACCGGAACTAACACCAACTGGCTGTACTGTAGCTCAAATAAACTGCACTGATGCCGACCAAGAGGATAGCTTACAATATACGATTCTATCAGGGAACACTAGAGATGTATTCTCAGTGTTTAGTAATGGAAGTATTGTCTTGTCTACATCTCTACTCATGGGGGAGGCCAATTCATATCATTTGATAGTGACAGTGACAGATTCCTCTCCACTTACCCATTCTGTCATAGTTGAGTGTTTTATATACATTTCTAGACCAAATCAGCCACCTGCATTTAATTcctcaagtagtttgaatgTATCTGTACCTTTATCTACCATGTCAGGCTCTTTTTTACAAGCTGTGAGTGCTTTTGACAAGGAGGGTGATAAAATATTTTATTCATTGAATCCATCTTCGTCTTTCATAGCAATTGACAAATATACTGGTGGGCTGTTTTTGGTTAGGAGTCTGTCAAGGAATCATGTTGGCCTGCACAGATTTATAGTAACAGTCTCAGACTTGGAGCTAAATTCAAATGTAGACTTAACAGTATATGTAGTTGATGACATTGAATACACCTTAATGTTTGAGCAATCTCTATATTTTGTGTCAGTTGCAGAAGACGAGGATGTGAACACTCACTTATTATCTTTACAATGTATCAACCAATATAGTGAACGTGTTGAGAATACACATTATCGTATTCTTATAGCAAGTCAAAGAGATCTTTTCCATATTGAGGAACTAACTGGGAATGTCTCACTCCATGGATCACTTGATTTTGAATCTGCCAACTATCATAATATTACTGTAACATGTAGTGATGCGATGGATTTGTCAACTGCCAGTGTTATAGTCACTGTACTGCCAGTGAATGAGCACACTCCTCTGTTTGACCCCAACACTGTTGAAGTCATTGTTACAGAGGATAGCCCTATTGGTCAAAGTATAACACAAGTAGTTGCCATAGATCAAGATCATGACAGTCGTTTAATGTACAGTTTGGATGAAGATTTTGGCTTGTTCCATTTAGATCCTTTTACTGGCATCTTGTATTTGCAACATACTCTTGAttatgaattccagtcattttATAATTTGCCACTGATTGTCAGAGATGAAGCTCCAATGGTACACTCTTCCACTGGAAACATAATCATCAATGTTGTTGATTCTAATGATAACAATCCTGTGTGTAGCCCCTCATATGTCACAAAAGTTATTTCCAATGACATTGATGTTGGAGACACTGTGGTTAGGTTGAACTGTTCTGATATTGACACTGGGGTCAATTCTCAGCTGATGTTCTCAATTGTGCACAATAACACTGACTTGTTCTCTGTTCATCACACCACTGGGGATATCACTGTTGCTCGTCAGTTGGTTGCTTCAATATCTTCTTGTTTCTTGACAATTTTAGTGTCTGACAAAGGAACTCCTTCACTGTCAAATTCTGTGTTTGTTGAACTAAATATTGTAGAGCAAGTAGTTCGGCCAGGAAAtatgcctaccacccccagtcCTACTAGCGAGATTGTATCTTTAGATGTTGAGAGATATAGTAACTCAATAAATGTCACAATTGCAAATATGACACTGGATTTG TGGGAGAACGATGCAGAGAGTAAATTTCTAGTGGTGACTGCTAAAGCTGTTACTTACTTTTGTGCTATCCATTCCTTGACTTGTTCATTGGAGCCCTCCTGTACAAG cattGACAACGTGCCTCGTAGCAGGAGTAATCATGACTCTGTTAATGAATTTAGCAACACAAGTGTTGTTGTGCATTCTAAGAATGAAAGTGCTAGCAATCATACTTTAACAGTCCAGCTTTCTGTTGATCTGCCAGAAGGAGCAAGTAGACCAGAAGGTGCAGTGACAACACATGTCCTACCACAGCCTGCACTTGAACAAGTGTTTAGCGAAGATGGCGACTTGATTATAGGATATACTGCATCTCAGCAGCCAGAAGAAAGTAGTGCTGCTACATCGACATCTGAGCCACTATGGTTGCCAATTGTGCTCGGGAGTGTTGGATCCTTTGTTTTAGTCATAGTTGTTAGTGGTGTACTGTGTGTTGGAGTAATGGTGTACAAGAAGAAGCAGAAAAAACA ATTAAAGGTAACTCCTGAATTCAGACGAAATGAGACAATAACTACACTAGGATCGACCAGGATTGTTAGTCCAAGAGAACAATTTCAGTTCAGTGATACAGACACTGATTTAGCTTCTATGGAGAATCACGGACGGCAAAGCTCAGAACTTGTCGAACTAGAGTCATACCAGTCGGACAGCTTGAGTGAAACTCATGAGGAATGGCCATGGATTCCACAACCTTCCTTACGTCCACTGGTTGCACCCAAGAAACCTGTAGTTGTCTGGACCAACAGATAG
- the LOC136260048 gene encoding protein Skeletor, isoforms B/C-like yields the protein MSIVGMRFVALLAVVFALSEGREFLGRLTERQHEVRGNVYAISCSELVIENFYYDGFGPAVYAFVGKNPSNGPDRNSGGVDATVTFGSQTFVRFPRSRHTNTVIQIKLPDSYNINEANWLSIWCRSFSANFGHITFGNIRQQTQKICARKPVHCQNLRDGYDVCWSINNTTGTPASAEITLCSNNRLDNYFMGFGISKSPTVTSMFNADPTLCWRDGDGKWTVQDYYISAYAQCGASQGTVLGVCMDTRYNGGVDNLAMTSGGELDGVFWCTYTRPLQSSNPDHDNNITLTGPQAVVWAMGPVNQGVILRHPVGFRAIPNVLVDFGDGTGADECDKLSTQECCKDRYRITGPPPLPTTPPPPCKPCRNRRNKVGRRRRFVFTIGSSEGRCGYEALANSTGGWGIAWYVDGCLIPHLRVRRGRKYTFCVQGGNNSADPSNYHPLYITSSPVGGYFQNRNMNETVYAGIDENDNALFTGPLVYHDDDDVKRCCTRKKTVCPDGATMYTWRPTRDTPDLVYYQCATHFFLGWKISVRN from the coding sequence ATGAGCATAGTTGGGATGCGCTTTGTTGCCCTACTTGCAGTTGTGTTTGCTCTCTCGGAGGGGCGAGAGTTTCTGGGAAGGCTAACTGAACGTCAACATGAAGTCCGCGGGAACGTCTACGCGATCTCTTGCAGCGAGTTGGTGATCGAAAACTTCTACTACGATGGATTTGGCCCTGCGGTATATGCGTTTGTTGGAAAGAATCCCTCGAATGGCCCTGATCGTAATTCTGGAGGTGTAGATGCTACAGTGACGTTTGGGAGCCAAACGTTCGTACGGTTTCCTCGTAGTAGGCACACCAATACAGTGATACAAATAAAGCTCCCAGATTCATACAATATCAACGAAGCAAACTGGTTATCCATTTGGTGTAGATCATTCAGTGCGAATTTCGGCCACATAACTTTTGGGAACATCAGACAGCAAACCCAGAAGATTTGTGCGCGCAAGCCAGTGCATTGTCAGAATCTCAGAGATGGCTATGATGTGTGCTGGAGCATCAATAACACCACAGGAACGCCAGCAAGTGCTGAGATAACACTGTGTTCTAACAACCGCCTTGATAACTATTTTATGGGATTTGGAATTAGTAAATCTCCAACTGTTACATCCATGTTTAATGCTGATCCTACCCTGTGCTGGAGAGATGGCGATGGAAAATGGACGGTCCAAGATTATTACATTTCAGCTTATGCTCAGTGTGGTGCATCACAAGGAACGGTGTTGGGAGTTTGTATGGACACGAGATACAATGGTGGAGTTGATAATCTTGCCATGACTAGTGGAGGAGAACTAGATGGAGTTTTTTGGTGTACTTATACAAGACCCCTGCAGAGCTCAAACCCTGATCATGATAACAATATCACTTTAACTGGTCCACAAGCAGTGGTATGGGCTATGGGACCTGTTAACCAAGGAGTGATTCTTCGACACCCAGTAGGGTTTCGTGCCATTCCCAATGTTTTAGTTGATTTTGGTGATGGCACAGGTGCAGACGAGTGTGATAAATTATCAACCCAGGAATGTTGCAAAGATCGCTATCGTATTACTGGGCCTCCACCACTACCaaccaccccaccacccccctgtAAGCCGTGTAGAAACAGAAGAAACAAAGTTGGAAGACGTCGTCGATTTGTGTTTACCATTGGTTCATCTGAGGGAAGGTGTGGCTATGAAGCACTTGCAAATTCAACTGGTGGCTGGGGCATTGCGTGGTATGTAGACGGATGTCTTATTCCACACTTAAGGGTAAGGCGAGGAAGGAAATACACCTTCTGTGTTCAAGGCGGTAACAACTCTGCTGACCCTTCAAACTATCATCCACTATACATCACCAGCAGTCCAGTAGGGGGATATTTTCAGAATCGGAATATGAACGAGACTGTGTATGCTGGAATAGATGAAAATGACAATGCTTTGTTTACTGGTCCCCTTGTTtatcatgatgatgatgacgtcAAGAGATGTTGTACACGTAAGAAGACAGTATGTCCTGATGGGGCAACAATGTATACCTGGAGACCAACAAGAGACACTCCAGATTTGGTGTACTATCAATGTGCTACACACTTCTTTTTGGGATGGAAAATATCTGTGAGAAATTGA
- the LOC136260046 gene encoding engulfment and cell motility protein 1-like, producing MSTRGADRVKLAIQSEPPLPTKYPLLYDFEIKLELPAIMRDVCGRWSIDNPERYAFKYADPPPGQPGKFGYISEENRHDLKDGDILRVALSPDIAAQEHFHAMRQAGDPRIRHNAMVEIYRLSKDQTFAMKFINLNGMDALVAMIQTENHVTEQDASQMASMLGAFQELMEHALVSWSTLTQNFVNKLILMIEKSRPLEVVRSPIVAKCLSILESILLSSSDLSESVMQGIQLDDIIRFMQSPSQEVQQYALALINTMLLKAKDKQSFFKQLQEKRYGKLIQQHVYGKYINKSVPREIAHELYAYQTHSLNLVEPTMRQQFDRANPAHEQAIKMLPKRAFPDDYIDDRPRSPSAAEQHWKQLGFFNTDPRLDFNEVPPGVLALFCMIHFAKTKHDAFTHLLFSPSDNQCPFARASISLTKILCSIFKIGEPPSDLAYNFLPMLLWSDNPLEEIFCATIQLLFKTWREMRATEPDYEKVMVVVQKQIVTIVQQGSTLSSFDVFKAKLFELSYKKIISESEEKTQLLDDSVWNSKPVTELRDKLRPEIEGLVKQQRLKQLVEGALFPKISALKKSKRAYFYCRLSPNHKVLHFGDCEENARPTLDALDNKIPVSDIRLEIGRDCPHVKDPRTKGTKGQVQPELGFSVYFEGEQHLDFVTPNESIFAIWTDGLSVLCKDKLISKAATEELDTLLHMDLKLRLLDVENITIPDQPPPIPPNPPNYDFAYKLD from the coding sequence ATGTCTACAAGAGGAGCTGATAGAGTGAAACTGGCTATTCAGTCTGAGCCACCACTTCCAACCAAGTATCCACTTCTTTACGATTTTGAGATCAAACTAGAACTTCCGGCTATCATGAGGGATGTTTGCGGTCGCTGGAGCATTGACAACCCGGAGAGATATGCTTTCAAATATGCAGATCCGCCTCCGGGCCAACCTGGAAAGTTTGGCTACATCTCGGAGGAAAACCGACACGATTTGAAGGATGGTGATATTCTACGTGTAGCCCTGTCTCCAGACATCGCAGCACAGGAGCATTTCCATGCTATGAGGCAAGCTGGTGACCCCAGAATCCGTCACAATGCTATGGTAGAAATATACCGTCTGTCAAAGGATCAGACTTTTGCCATGAAGTTTATCAACCTCAATGGAATGGATGCCCTAGTGGCGATGATTCAGACAGAGAATCACGTGACTGAACAGGATGCTTCACAAATGGCTAGCATGCTTGGCGCTTTTCAAGAGCTGATGGAACATGCTCTGGTGTCATGGAGTACACTGACACAGAACTTTGTCAACAAACTGATCTTGATGATTGAGAAGAGCCGTCCACTTGAAGTTGTCCGTAGTCCCATTGTGGCTAAGTGCCTCTCCATCTTAGAGTCCATTCTGTTGAGTAGCTCTGACCTCAGTGAATCAGTAATGCAAGGGATACAACTTGATGATATAATTCGTTTCATGCAGAGCCCATCCCAGGAGGTACAACAATATGCTCTTGCCCTTATAAACACAATGTTGTTGAAAGCCAAGGACAAGCAGTCTTTTTTTAAGCAGTTGCAAGAGAAAAGGTATGGGAAATTGATTCAGCAACATGTATATGGCAAGTACATCAATAAGTCTGTCCCCAGAGAAATAGCACATGAGTTGTATGCATACCAGACACATTCCTTAAACCTGGTTGAACCAACAATGCGCCAACAGTTTGATCGAGCAAATCCTGCTCATGAGCAAGCTATCAAGATGTTACCAAAGCGTGCATTTCCAGATGACTATATTGATGACAGACCTCGCAGCCCTTCTGCTGCAGAACAACACTGGAAGCAGCTCGGATTTTTCAATACAGATCCTAGACTAGATTTCAACGAGGTTCCACCTGGTGTTCTTGCTCTTTTCTGTATGATTCATTTTGCTAAAACCAAGCATGACGCATTCACCCATCTTCTGTTTTCACCATCAGATAATCAGTGTCCTTTTGCTCGAGCTAGCATCAGTCTCACCAAAATCCTTTGTTCCATTTTCAAGATAGGTGAACCCCCATCTGATCTTGCTTACAATTTTTTGCCTATGCTCTTGTGGAGTGATAATCCTTTGGAGGAAATTTTTTGTGCTACAATTCAGCTACTCTTCAAGACATGGAGGGAGATGCGTGCAACAGAGCCAGATTATGAGAAGGTCATGGTGGTGGTACAAAAGCAGATAGTTACCATTGTTCAGCAGGGCAGTACACTTTCTTCCTTTGATGTCTTCAAAGCAAAGTTGTTTGAACTGTCATACAAAAAGATCATTTCTGAATCAGAAGAGAAGACACAGTTGCTTGATGATTCAGTTTGGAACTCCAAACCAGTTACTGAACTGCGTGATAAACTAAGACCCGAGATTGAGGGACTAGTTAAGCAACAGCGACTGAAGCAATTGGTTGAGGGAGCTTTATTCCCTAAAATTTCTGCACTAAAGAAGTCCAAGAGAGCTTATTTTTACTGTCGTCTTTCTCCTAACCACAAGGTCCTTCATTTTGGTGACTGTGAGGAGAATGCTAGGCCAACTTTAGATGCTCTTGACAACAAGATTCCAGTTTCTGATATCAGGCTAGAAATTGGTAGGGACTGTCCCCACGTGAAAGACCCCAGGACCAAAGGCACTAAAGGCCAAGTTCAACCTGAGCTGGGATTCTCAGTATACTTTGAAGGTGAACAGCACTTAGATTTTGTTACACCCAATGAAAGCATTTTTGCTATTTGGACTGACGGACTATCAGTGTTGTGCAAGGACAAATTAATTAGCAAGGCTGCTACAGAGGAATTGGACACTCTCCTTCATATGGATCTTAAGTTGCGACTATTGGATGTGGAGAACATCACGATCCCTGACCAACCTCCTCCGATACCACCTAATCCTCCCAACTATGACTTCGCCTACAAACTAGACTAA